In one window of Geotrypetes seraphini chromosome 3, aGeoSer1.1, whole genome shotgun sequence DNA:
- the SIX2 gene encoding homeobox protein SIX2 isoform X2 — MSMLPTFGFTQEQVACVCEVLQQGGNIERLGRFLWSLPACEHLHKNESVLKAKAVVAFHRGNFRELYKILESHQFSPHNHPKLQQLWLKAHYVEAEKLRGRPLGAVGKYRVRRKFPLPRSIWDGEETSYCFKEKSRSVLREWYAHNPYPSPREKRELAEATGLTTTQVSNWFKNRRQRDRAAEAKERENNENSNSNSHNPLSSSMNGSKTVLGSSEDEKTPSGTPDHTSSSPVLLLSTNPGLQSLHGLGHPQGPSAIPVPSAESMHHHSLQDSILNPMSSNLVDLGS, encoded by the exons ATGTCAATGCTTCCTACTTTTGGCTTTACTCAAGAACAAGTGGCCTGTGTCTGCGAAGTCCTCCAGCAAGGGGGCAACATAGAACGGCTGGGACGTTTCCTCTGGTCTTTACCCGCCTGCGAGCACCTCCACAAAAACGAAAGCGTCCTGAAAGCCAAGGCCGTGGTGGCCTTCCACCGGGGCAACTTCCGCGAGCTCTACAAGATCCTGGAGAGCCACCAGTTCTCGCCCCACAACCACCCCAAACTGCAGCAGCTCTGGCTCAAAGCGCACTACGTGGAGGCGGAGAAGCTGCGCGGGCGCCCCCTAGGGGCGGTGGGCAAATACAGGGTGCGCAGGAAATTCCCCTTGCCCAGGTCCATCTGGGACGGCGAAGAGACCAGCTACTGCTTCAAGGAGAAGAGCCGGAGCGTGCTGCGCGAGTGGTACGCCCACAATCCCTACCCGTCGCCCCGAGAGAAGAGGGAATTGGCCGAGGCCACGGGACTCACCACCACCCAGGTGAGCAACTGGTTCAAGAACCGGCGGCAGAGGGATCGCGCAGCTGAGGCCAAAGAAAG GGAGAACAATGAGAACTCCAACTCCAACAGCCATAATCCTCTGTCGTCTTCGATGAATGGAAGCAAAACCGTTTTGGGAAGCTCAGAGGATGAGAAAACTCCATCGGGAACCCCAGACCACACGTCCTCCAGTCCGGTTTTGCTGCTCAGTACGAACCCGGGGCTGCAGTCTCTCCACGGCCTGGGGCATCCTCAGGGTCCTAGCGCGATCCCAGTTCCCAGCGCAGAATCCATGCACCATCACAGCTTGCAGGACTCCATCCTAAATCCTATGTCTTCCAACTTGGTCGATCTCGGTTCTTAA
- the SIX2 gene encoding homeobox protein SIX2 isoform X1, translated as MSMLPTFGFTQEQVACVCEVLQQGGNIERLGRFLWSLPACEHLHKNESVLKAKAVVAFHRGNFRELYKILESHQFSPHNHPKLQQLWLKAHYVEAEKLRGRPLGAVGKYRVRRKFPLPRSIWDGEETSYCFKEKSRSVLREWYAHNPYPSPREKRELAEATGLTTTQVSNWFKNRRQRDRAAEAKERYEENNENSNSNSHNPLSSSMNGSKTVLGSSEDEKTPSGTPDHTSSSPVLLLSTNPGLQSLHGLGHPQGPSAIPVPSAESMHHHSLQDSILNPMSSNLVDLGS; from the exons ATGTCAATGCTTCCTACTTTTGGCTTTACTCAAGAACAAGTGGCCTGTGTCTGCGAAGTCCTCCAGCAAGGGGGCAACATAGAACGGCTGGGACGTTTCCTCTGGTCTTTACCCGCCTGCGAGCACCTCCACAAAAACGAAAGCGTCCTGAAAGCCAAGGCCGTGGTGGCCTTCCACCGGGGCAACTTCCGCGAGCTCTACAAGATCCTGGAGAGCCACCAGTTCTCGCCCCACAACCACCCCAAACTGCAGCAGCTCTGGCTCAAAGCGCACTACGTGGAGGCGGAGAAGCTGCGCGGGCGCCCCCTAGGGGCGGTGGGCAAATACAGGGTGCGCAGGAAATTCCCCTTGCCCAGGTCCATCTGGGACGGCGAAGAGACCAGCTACTGCTTCAAGGAGAAGAGCCGGAGCGTGCTGCGCGAGTGGTACGCCCACAATCCCTACCCGTCGCCCCGAGAGAAGAGGGAATTGGCCGAGGCCACGGGACTCACCACCACCCAGGTGAGCAACTGGTTCAAGAACCGGCGGCAGAGGGATCGCGCAGCTGAGGCCAAAGAAAGGTACGA GGAGAACAATGAGAACTCCAACTCCAACAGCCATAATCCTCTGTCGTCTTCGATGAATGGAAGCAAAACCGTTTTGGGAAGCTCAGAGGATGAGAAAACTCCATCGGGAACCCCAGACCACACGTCCTCCAGTCCGGTTTTGCTGCTCAGTACGAACCCGGGGCTGCAGTCTCTCCACGGCCTGGGGCATCCTCAGGGTCCTAGCGCGATCCCAGTTCCCAGCGCAGAATCCATGCACCATCACAGCTTGCAGGACTCCATCCTAAATCCTATGTCTTCCAACTTGGTCGATCTCGGTTCTTAA